TAATGTATCAGTTTAAGAGAAActtttatgtgatttttgaCATATAAACTAAGTCATCTTGTTTTTCACCTCAAGAGATTTCACAGAGATTTTCAAAGTGAGTCTGTGAACATATGCACCAAATTTAGTTAGTACAATATTTAGTTGagagtaaatatttttttccaatcTTAGGAGGTTCAAACAAATGGAAATCTGATGCTCCAGTGCAGCTATTAAATGGACCTCACAGTGAGACAACCAGTGtctgaataaaaaatgtttcactCATTTACCCTAGCAGGGAAACACAAGAAGAGGTAATAAGTGGGACATTCATCATTTAACTATGACTTGAGAAATCGGtaaacattttgctgtttttaagttGATAATGTTTAGTAATGTCATTTACCAACCTATTGCTTGAGTATTGTCCTTAAGCTGTAATGTAGCTGTAATGTGTTCAGCCTGTGGGAGGCGCTGTCCCTGTGATGAACAGAAAAGGccatctctgctgcagaggaggttGAGAGATTTTTCTGAatgtcatgtcttttttttaaaaaaaatgacttatctctcaaaacatacaaataagTAAACACACCAGCAACAGGTGCATATTCTaacttttacacatttttttttaatgttgtgctTTATAATATGTAATGCTTTTGTTTCACCGACAAAAATGTTTAGATATATTTTGATTGTTACTACAATTTATGTAAGAAAAACCCACCACTTGCAGTCAAAATGGCCTTAAAATGATTCCCAATGCATTAATCATCCCTTACTGTACTTTATAAAAAATGcagtaacaaaatattttacagacaaatgACAGAGTCAACAGAAAAGCAAATACTACACAGTTTTCCTGTTGATGAAGTCCTCTCCGTGGTCAATGATACGCCTCATGGCACTCAGGATTAGAGTGTCAGTATCATCATAGAGGTCGATTTCTTCGTAGTAGTTTCTGACAGGAAAGATGCAGTTCATGGGTATACCCACGTCTGCACTGAACTTCTGCATCTGTATTTTAGAAATCACAACAGGTCAGTTCACCAGTTACagctcagagacaaacaagaCTCTGAAACTCGCAGTCTTTTGACTGTGTCACTAAATTAAATTTCAGTTGTGGTTCACAGTCTGTGCAAACTTAAGagattacaaataaaaacacaccttCTCCTTCAGGTTTATGCTTCTGTAGACGTTCTTTAAATCTCTCTTGATCTCTGGACAGGCCTCTTCAACTTTGGTGAGAACGGTGACCTGAGGAATCCCTGCCaggacaacagacagaaaactacaGTGTATATAAACTACAAACAAAGCTACAGTGAGACAGTGTTTGATAGTCAAAGGATTCAGAATGTAATATCACTTCACAATGATGTTGTAGACTCATTTTACCCAGagtagaaaataataatcatattgATCTCTGCTCTCACCCAGACGACTGGCTTCCAATCTGATATCCCGAAGTTTCTGCACAGTTTTGTCGCTCATTGAAGATAATGTGTCAGCAGGAACGATACAAACCAGAACGTGCACTTTGTCGTTGACAGTTGGAGATTTGTTGTAGAACTCATTTCCCTCTGACAGTTTAGATTCAGGATtgaactggaaaaataaaatacacatgacACGCGAAAAGTTGAGATcatgtcaggttttttttttttaataatgtaaaGCACTTTTTACAAAGCCCCTTTAAGGTGGGAATATTACACCTTGCTGTTCTGCAAATAAGGTATGGAATCAGAATGGGGGAGAGGCATTATGTCCTCCCCATAGCATGGGGGGCTTAAAGGATGTTGTACCATGTAACCGTCCTTCACATGTCCCCTCAAAGCCAGTTTGACATCATCTGCAAGGACACCTCTGTGTTGGCTCAGGCCTCTGGTGTCATTGAAGACAAAAGGGTAAAAGGTCTCTGGGTTTTCTTTTTGGATCTCGTAGGTTGAGTACTGTGAACCACAACAGAGAAGGTGAATTAAATATTCATCACAAGCAAGAACTGACATATCAGTGCCCAGTTAACATAAAGGAAACTATTAGTTCACATAGTGTTTGAGTGACTTAACCAAAAGGTCTTATGACACAAACAACTGACAACTAACAGAGTATACAGAATAAGGGCACATTTCCAGTCCAAGTCATGAGAAATTTCTGCTGCTAACGCTTCAAAgtccttttgtctgtttttatttacaagtGATGTAGTCCTTAAC
This genomic stretch from Lates calcarifer isolate ASB-BC8 unplaced genomic scaffold, TLL_Latcal_v3 _unitig_1332_quiver_1210, whole genome shotgun sequence harbors:
- the LOC108888381 gene encoding interferon-induced protein 44, encoding MIKVKLQSGVGGCSILNVQYAFFTADCLHSQYQSKGSDSFSLWQHTKAMGDKPSKCAEAPLLDEPWRQINWGKDKQRDLHYMKNFKHRTEGQQLRILLHGPPGAGKSSFINSVQSVLLGRMYTLALAANIAHECFTKQYSTYEIQKENPETFYPFVFNDTRGLSQHRGVLADDVKLALRGHVKDGYMFNPESKLSEGNEFYNKSPTVNDKVHVLVCIVPADTLSSMSDKTVQKLRDIRLEASRLGIPQVTVLTKVEEACPEIKRDLKNVYRSINLKEKMQKFSADVGIPMNCIFPVRNYYEEIDLYDDTDTLILSAMRRIIDHGEDFINRKTV